The genome window ACGCCGACGACATCGAGCACAGTCGGGAGCACGTCGGACAGGTGCGCGTACTGCCACCGGATCGAGCCGGCCTGGTCGCGCCAGCGCGCCGGCCACGACACGATCGCCGGCACGTGGCGTCCGCCCTGGTGGGTGTTGAGCTTGTAGAGCCGGTACGGCGTGTTGCACGCCATCGCCCAGCCCTGGGGGTAGTGCGACACGGTCTGCGGCCCGCCGATCAGGTCCAAGCGCGCCAGGTCACGTGACACCTCCACCTCGCCGCCGAGGTGAGTGAAGTAGGTCGTCGTCCCGGTGAGGCCGCCCTCACGCGATGCCCCGTTGTCGGAGGTGAACACGAGCAGCGTGTTCTCCCACTCGTCCAGCTCCTCGAGCGCCCCGCGCAGCCTGCCCAGCGAGACGTCGATGGTCTCGACCATCGCCGCGTACACCGCCATGTAGCGCGCGAACACGGTGCGCTCGTCGTCGCCGAGTTGGTCCCAGGGAGGTGCCTCGTAGCCGGGCTCGGAGTTGCGGGGCGGCAGCTCGGTTCCGGGTGGCACGACGCCGAGTTCGAGCGCCCGGCGGTGCCGCGTCGTGCGGATGGCATCCCAGCCGACCTGGTAGCGGTCGGCGTACTTGGCGATCAGCTCGGCTGGGGCCTGCAGCGGGGCGTGGACCGCCCCGTGCGCGAGGTAGAGCAGGAACGGCTTGGTCGGGTTCGCTGCTCGCGCCGACCCGATGAGCGCGATGGCCTGCGACGTCAGGTCATCGGTGAGGTAGTAGCCGTCGGGGTAGCGGTCCACCTCCACGGTCGTGTTGTCGCGCACGAGCCGGTGCGGGTGGTGGAAGTTGGTGAAGCCGTCGAGGAAGCCGTAGTAGCGCTCGAATCCCTTGCCCAGCGGCCACGAGTGCTTCGGTCCCGCATCGGACAGGTCGGAGTCCTTCGCGAGGTGCCACTTGCCGACCGCGAACGTGGCGTAGCCCGCCCCGTCCCTCAGGATCTCGGGCATGGTCGCCGCATCGTCTGCGAGCTCCATCGCGTAGCCGCTGAACCCGGGGTCGCTGTGCGCGACGTGGCCGACGCCGACGCGGTGCCCGGTGTTCATCCCGGTCAGCAGCGACGCCCGCGACGGCGAGCACATCGGGGTCACGTTGAAGTTGGCCAGGCGGATGCCCTCCTCCGCGAGGAGGTCGAGGTTGGGGGTCTCGATCTCGGAGCCGAAGCAGCCGATGTCGCTGAAACCGAGGTCGTCACAGAGGACGACCACGACGTTCGGGGCGCCCGTTGGTGGGGTCGGTCGGGGCGGCCACCACGACTCCGAGCCGGCGATGCGATCGGTGACGACGCCCTCGAACCCGGCGTACGGCTCGCTCGAGCCGGTCGGCGGGAAGTCGCTGCGTGGGAACCCCGGCGGCGTCGGATCGTCGGTCACGGCGACCTCCTCGTCATCGCGGGGCGAGGTCGCCGCCCCCGCCCCGCCTGAACTTGAATGGTTGGGTGCATCTAAGTGCACCCAGGTATTCAAGTTCGTCGGAGGAGGCGCGGTGGGAGATCCATCAGATGGTGGCGCGGCGGCGGGCGGGGCGGCGAAGGGCCCGGCGCTCCAGGACGGCGCGGCGGCCGAGTCCGCGATGGCCGCGTGGGAGCGGTTCGTCACGGGGCTGGCGGACGCCGGGGCGGTGGTGACCGGCGAGCTCGGGGCGCAGGACGAGCGCGAGCTGGCCGAGGGCTACCGCCACGTCACACGGGTGCTGTCCATCGCCCTCGAGATGCTGCTCGAGAAGGGAGACCGCGCCCGGCCCGAGTTCACGCGCTGGATGGACCACCACCGCCGCATCCTCGGCGACAACCCCGAGACCATCTACGACGCCGCCTACCTCGATCCGTCCCTGACCTACCAGATCCACGGTCACCGCGGGACCTGCACCTACCTCGGCGTCGTCGTCTACGGGACCGGCGAGGGCGGGGCGCGGCGCATCGTCGGTCACCTCGACGACACCGACCTCGCCGTCATCCAGGACGGGGCGTTCGAGGTGTGGCTCGCCCCGGCCGGGTCCCAGGCCGTCCCCGTCGGTGCCGACGTCATCACGCTGGAGGACGACGCCACCGACGTGATGGTCCGTCAGTACTTCGACGATCGGGGCGTGGAGGAGGAGGCGACGTACACGATCGAGGCCGTGCCCGATCCGGGTCCGCCGCCGCCGCTGACCCCGCAGATGCTGGCGTCGCGGCTCGACGAGGTGACCGCGTTCGTCGGCAACATCCTCGAGGTCGAGACGACGCTGTCGGCGCTCATGGCGACCGCGACCCCCTCGCGTCTGCGGTTCGGCGACGAGTACGTCGACGAGCACGGCGAGCCCACCCCGCCGCCCATCGACCCGCAGGTGGTCCAGCGGGCGATGCCGTCACCGGCGATCCAGTACTCCGGCAGCTGGGTGGACCACCTCGAGGAGCACGAGGCACTGGTCGTGGAGGGGGTCGTGCCCGCGTGCCGCTACTGGTCGGTGCAGCTGCTGTCGCGGTGGATGGAGTCGGGCGACTGGCACCACCACCCCGTCTTCCTCGTCGGCGAGCAGCTCGTGACCGGCGACGACGGGCGCTTCCGTGTGGTGGTGTCCCAACGCGACCCCGGCGTCGACAACTGGGTCGCGACCACCGGGATGGGCTCGTTCAACGTGGTGGTCCGGGCCATCGGGGCGTCCGAGCCGATGCAGATCACCTACACGCGCGCCCCGCTCGCCGAGCTCTGAGCCGATCGCTCCGCCGCCGCGCGCTCGCCCCGAGAACCACCGTATCCGGTGGCTCCGGTCGGTATCCGGCGACTCGGTGGGGTGTCCGTGCGCGCTCGCCCCGAGAACCACCGTATCCGGTGGTTCCGGTCGGTATCCGGCGCCTCCGGATGGCGACCGGTGCGGACGATCGCCTGGGAACCACCGTATCCGGTGGTTCCTGGAGCTCGCCCGGCGGGGCGCGGATGGCGCCGGGGCGAGGATGGCGCGGGTGGCGCGGGGCGAGGACGGCGCGGGGCGAGGACGGCGCGGGGCGAGGGGCCTGGCGTTCAACCCGAGCGCTCGTAGCCGCGGTCGTCGATCCAGGGCTCGTCATCGACGCCGAGACCGTCGGCGATGCGGTTGATGTAGTTGAAGTAGGAGCACACCTGGGCGCAATCGGAGATGGCGGCGTCCGACCATCCGACCCCGCGTAGCACGTCGACGTCCGCACGCGAGCACGCCCCGGGCGTTCGCGTCAGCTTGTCGGCGTACTCGAGCAGCGCCCGCGTCGCCGGATCGATGCCGCAGTTGCGCCAGTCGTCGCAGAACCGATCGACGAGCGCTTGGTCGTCGACCTCAGCCCGGAGGTCGTGCAGGTGGGACTTCGTTCAGTAGTGGCAGTCGTTGGCCATCGAGGTGACGACCGCGATCATCTCGCGCTGGGCGCGCGACAGCTCGGAGTCGCCGAACATCGTCGCCTTGTACAGCCGCATCGACTCACGCAGCATCGCCGGGGACTGGCTCTGGACCGCGACGATCTCCCAGATCCGTCCCGCCCGTGCGACGGCCGCTTCGAACTCCCGACGGAGAACGCCCTCGGCGGCCTCCGGCGGGATCTTCTCCACGTACGCCATCGGCTTCCCCAGTCTGGACGTCGACCTGAGCCTACTGAGAGCGCGGCGCGTGGAACCGGAGCAGCCTCGACGGCGTCCCACCTCCGTCACCGATGTGCGGCTAGGGCACCTCGGTGGCCTAGGCCGCGCTGGGTGCAACCGCCCCGAACGGCGGGAACAGGTGGGAGCGTGGACGAAGCGGCGTTCGAGGCACTGTTCGAGGCCCACTACGGGGCGGTGGTCGCCTACGCGCGCCGTCGGGGGGTCTCCTGGGACCAGGCGCACGACGTCGCCTCGGAGGTGTTCAGCATCACCTGGCGCCGGTCGCAGCGCGTGCCGACGGATGCGCCCCGCCCGTGGCTGTTCGCGGTCGCACGCCGCTGCCTGGCCAACCACCGGCGTGCTGGCCGGCGGTGGAGGGGGCTGGTGGACCGCGCAGCGACGGCCTTCGGTGCCGCGCCGCCACCGGCGAGTCCCGACGACGTCGCCACCGAGACGGACGACGAGGAGCTCGCGCGCGCGCTGGCGAGCCTGCCCGCGCGCGACCGCGAGGTGCTGGCTCTGGTGGCCTGGGACGGACTCACCCACGCCGACGCGGCCCAGGTGCTGGGGATCAGCGAGTCGGGCGTGTCCAACCGCGTCGTGCGAGCACGTGCACGCCTCCGGCGTGCGCTGGGCGAACCGACGGACGCGGGGGTGGGAGGATCGTGACCGTGCCGGACAGAGGAACAGGTGACGACCGCAGGAGGGACGACGTGGAGGAGCTGGAGCGGCTGGCCCGCGCCAACCCTGTGTCGCCAGACGAGGTCGTGGAGCTGTCCCGTTCGGCCCGCGCGCGGGCCACGTACCAGGAGATCACCATGCAGAGCACCGATCCCGTCCCCGCCCGCACCGGTCGGGGACGCCTGGCTCCCCTGCTCGTCGGCGTCGCCATCGCCGCCGTGCTGGTGGGCGGCGTCACGGTCGCCCTGACCGGGGGCACCGAGCCCGAGAGCCCACCGGTCGCCGGTCCCGACGACGCAGGATCTGAACCGATCTCGCCGGACGGCGGGATGGCGATGTGCATCGAGGTGTACTCGCTCGAGACGCTGCCGAACCGTGAGTTCGCCTTCGACGGGACCGTGACGGCGATCGAGGGTGACAACATCAGCTTCGCCGTGGAGGAGTCCTTCGCCGGTGACGTCGGTGGAGAGATCACGCTGCAGGGCGCGACCGGCCTGAGCGCTATCACCGTGGACAACCCGGCAGCCGTAGCCGTGGGCGACCGGCTGCTCGTCTCCGGCGACGGAGGGTTCGTCTGGGGTTGCGGCTTCACCCAGCCCTACGACGCCGCGACCGCCGACGCGTGGCGGTCGGCACTGGCGGGCTGACCGCCACACCGGCGGGGAGTGCCCGACCTCCCGGAGGTGTTCGCCTCCCGCAGGGGTCGGGTCCTCCCCGCCACCGCGCCTACGCTGCGCACGTTCGCGGTAGGGGAGCGCGTCCTGCGTCGCTGGCTGGGTCTGACGGTGTGCCTCATGGCGCTCGGCGCGATCGTGGGGAGCACCGCCACGGCGAGTTCGCGGGCCGACCGCACGGTTCGCGAGGTCCGCGTCGTCGCCGTCGACGATCGTTTCTACCTCGCCGACTACGCCAGCTACGCCACGTTCGAGGCGGAGATGCGGCGCCTGTTCGAGCTCGCCCGCCCCGACCTCGACACGGACGGTCTCAA of Actinomycetota bacterium contains these proteins:
- a CDS encoding arylsulfatase, with amino-acid sequence MTDDPTPPGFPRSDFPPTGSSEPYAGFEGVVTDRIAGSESWWPPRPTPPTGAPNVVVVLCDDLGFSDIGCFGSEIETPNLDLLAEEGIRLANFNVTPMCSPSRASLLTGMNTGHRVGVGHVAHSDPGFSGYAMELADDAATMPEILRDGAGYATFAVGKWHLAKDSDLSDAGPKHSWPLGKGFERYYGFLDGFTNFHHPHRLVRDNTTVEVDRYPDGYYLTDDLTSQAIALIGSARAANPTKPFLLYLAHGAVHAPLQAPAELIAKYADRYQVGWDAIRTTRHRRALELGVVPPGTELPPRNSEPGYEAPPWDQLGDDERTVFARYMAVYAAMVETIDVSLGRLRGALEELDEWENTLLVFTSDNGASREGGLTGTTTYFTHLGGEVEVSRDLARLDLIGGPQTVSHYPQGWAMACNTPYRLYKLNTHQGGRHVPAIVSWPARWRDQAGSIRWQYAHLSDVLPTVLDVVGVDAPRERGGAPLQPIAGHVMTPWLDDPSVDSTHREHVFEVQGNRAYLRDNWEIVSLHQPLAAFDDSEWELYDLSEDPTEIRDLAAEHADLVTELSRAWDEAAWREQIYPMDEGSGLKFMIRPDRDEVFERPAVLPFFTPTLERWRSLQFILFRSCRATVSWPGSTGDGDGDGGAGGGAGYRPGDAGYLIAHGDQGGGYGLYVSDGRLTFVHNDGHGSLRHLDGGELADGVTEIVLHLDRPAGGTWTVRLEVGGAEVARDEGFRPLFPMAPFQGIEAGINRRSPVSWGIYERHGSYRWTGAPGVVRYEAFEPAPDAPFHYLEDIRRIAMQYD
- a CDS encoding DUF1214 domain-containing protein yields the protein MGDPSDGGAAAGGAAKGPALQDGAAAESAMAAWERFVTGLADAGAVVTGELGAQDERELAEGYRHVTRVLSIALEMLLEKGDRARPEFTRWMDHHRRILGDNPETIYDAAYLDPSLTYQIHGHRGTCTYLGVVVYGTGEGGARRIVGHLDDTDLAVIQDGAFEVWLAPAGSQAVPVGADVITLEDDATDVMVRQYFDDRGVEEEATYTIEAVPDPGPPPPLTPQMLASRLDEVTAFVGNILEVETTLSALMATATPSRLRFGDEYVDEHGEPTPPPIDPQVVQRAMPSPAIQYSGSWVDHLEEHEALVVEGVVPACRYWSVQLLSRWMESGDWHHHPVFLVGEQLVTGDDGRFRVVVSQRDPGVDNWVATTGMGSFNVVVRAIGASEPMQITYTRAPLAEL
- a CDS encoding carboxymuconolactone decarboxylase family protein: MAYVEKIPPEAAEGVLRREFEAAVARAGRIWEIVAVQSQSPAMLRESMRLYKATMFGDSELSRAQREMIAVVTSMANDCHY
- a CDS encoding sigma-70 family RNA polymerase sigma factor, giving the protein MQPPRTAGTGGSVDEAAFEALFEAHYGAVVAYARRRGVSWDQAHDVASEVFSITWRRSQRVPTDAPRPWLFAVARRCLANHRRAGRRWRGLVDRAATAFGAAPPPASPDDVATETDDEELARALASLPARDREVLALVAWDGLTHADAAQVLGISESGVSNRVVRARARLRRALGEPTDAGVGGS